One Vallitalea pronyensis genomic region harbors:
- a CDS encoding LiaF transmembrane domain-containing protein yields the protein MKRRSLLGVLIIVVGIIILLGNLDYIDTGDIFGTYWPLVIVAIGLVNLLDRHGSKMFASILIIVGAVLQLEELDIEVLQDVNIYEFIFPAIIILVGLWIIIPRASREKINRMDSKDVIDHISIFSGRDVINNSSDFKGGNLFTVFGGIDVDLTQANILSHEPIVIDVFAAFGGIELKVPIDWRVEYHGISLFGGADNKTVLSAQNNKVLIIKGLVIFGGLDIKN from the coding sequence ATGAAAAGACGTAGCTTATTAGGTGTATTAATCATTGTCGTTGGTATAATTATTTTATTAGGTAACCTTGATTATATCGATACAGGTGACATATTCGGAACCTATTGGCCACTGGTTATCGTCGCTATTGGCTTGGTTAATCTACTGGATCGTCATGGTTCAAAAATGTTTGCATCTATCTTAATCATTGTAGGTGCAGTACTCCAATTAGAAGAACTGGACATTGAGGTTCTTCAAGATGTAAACATCTATGAATTTATCTTTCCTGCGATTATCATATTAGTAGGATTATGGATTATTATCCCAAGGGCATCACGTGAAAAAATAAATCGTATGGACTCCAAAGATGTAATAGATCATATATCTATTTTCTCAGGTCGGGATGTCATCAATAATTCATCTGATTTTAAAGGTGGGAATCTTTTCACAGTATTTGGAGGTATAGATGTTGATTTAACACAAGCCAACATATTAAGCCATGAACCTATTGTTATTGATGTTTTTGCTGCTTTTGGTGGTATTGAACTAAAAGTGCCAATAGATTGGCGTGTGGAATATCATGGTATCAGTTTATTTGGTGGAGCAGATAATAAAACAGTTTTATCGGCACAGAATAATAAGGTGCTTATTATCAAAGGTCTTGTCATTTTTGGCGGTTTGGATATAAAGAATTAA